A single genomic interval of Cupriavidus sp. MP-37 harbors:
- a CDS encoding CBS domain-containing protein, whose amino-acid sequence MKVSDILQIKGNTLYTVTPDTSLLVAVHTMAEHDIGSLVVMEYGDLVGMLTFREIIETLARNNGNVGTSSIRKVMDDAPLTCTMETDVNEVRRMMLERHTRYLPVLDNRTLMGVISFYDVAKAVVEDQSFENKMLKAYIRDWPEERAE is encoded by the coding sequence ATGAAAGTCAGCGACATCCTCCAGATCAAGGGCAATACGCTCTATACCGTGACGCCTGACACCTCCTTGCTGGTCGCCGTGCACACCATGGCCGAGCACGATATCGGCTCGCTAGTGGTGATGGAGTACGGCGACCTGGTCGGCATGCTGACCTTCCGCGAGATCATCGAGACGCTGGCGCGCAACAACGGCAACGTCGGCACCAGCAGCATCCGCAAGGTGATGGACGATGCGCCGCTGACCTGCACCATGGAGACCGACGTCAACGAAGTCCGCCGGATGATGCTGGAGCGTCACACTCGCTATCTGCCCGTGCTCGACAACCGCACGCTGATGGGCGTGATCTCCTTCTACGACGTCGCCAAGGCCGTGGTCGAGGACCAGAGCTTCGAGAACAAGATGCTCAAGGCCTATATCCGCGACTGGCCGGAAGAGCGCGCCGAGTGA
- a CDS encoding O-acetylhomoserine aminocarboxypropyltransferase, with the protein MSGTRFDTLALHAGAAPDPATGARATPIHLTTSFVFRDSEHAASLFNMERAGHVYSRISNPTVAVLEERIAALENGAGAIATASGQAALHLAVATLMGAGSHIVASSALYGGSHNLLHYTLRRFGIETTFVKARDIDAWRAAIRPETRLLFGETLGNPGLDVLDIPTLAQLGQDHGIPLLVDSTFTTPYLLRPFDHGAGLLYHSATKFLGGHGTTIGGVLVEGGTFDFEASGRFPELSEPYEGFHNMVFTEESTVAPFLLRARREGLRDFGACMNPMAAWQLLQGVETLPLRMSRHVDNTRKVVQFLVSHPMVESVSYPELESHPDYELAKRLLPRGCGAVFSFNLKGNRVAGQRFIESLALFSHLANVGDARSLVIHPASTTHFRMDAAALQSAGITEGTIRLSVGLEDADDLIDDLKRGLKAAEKAMGAGNKGGQA; encoded by the coding sequence ATGTCCGGAACCCGCTTCGACACGCTGGCGCTGCACGCCGGCGCCGCGCCCGACCCCGCCACCGGGGCCCGCGCCACCCCCATCCACCTGACCACGTCGTTCGTGTTCCGCGACAGCGAGCACGCCGCGTCGCTGTTCAACATGGAGCGCGCGGGGCACGTCTACTCGCGTATTTCCAACCCCACCGTGGCGGTGCTCGAGGAGCGCATCGCCGCGCTCGAGAACGGCGCCGGCGCCATCGCCACGGCCTCGGGCCAGGCCGCGCTGCACCTGGCGGTGGCCACGCTGATGGGCGCGGGCTCGCATATCGTGGCGTCGTCGGCGCTGTACGGCGGCTCGCACAACCTGCTGCACTACACGCTGCGCCGCTTCGGCATCGAGACCACCTTCGTCAAGGCGCGCGACATCGATGCCTGGCGCGCGGCGATCCGGCCCGAGACCCGGCTGCTGTTCGGCGAGACGCTGGGCAACCCCGGGCTGGACGTGCTCGACATCCCGACGCTGGCGCAACTGGGCCAGGACCACGGCATCCCGCTGCTGGTCGATTCCACCTTCACCACGCCCTACCTGCTGCGTCCTTTCGACCATGGCGCCGGCCTGCTCTACCACTCGGCCACCAAGTTCCTGGGCGGCCACGGCACCACCATCGGCGGCGTGCTGGTCGAAGGCGGCACCTTCGACTTCGAAGCCTCGGGGCGCTTCCCGGAGCTGTCGGAGCCGTACGAGGGCTTCCACAACATGGTGTTCACCGAGGAAAGCACGGTGGCGCCGTTCCTGCTGCGCGCGCGCCGCGAAGGGCTGCGCGATTTCGGCGCCTGCATGAACCCGATGGCGGCGTGGCAGCTGCTGCAGGGCGTGGAGACGCTGCCGCTGCGCATGAGCCGTCATGTCGACAACACCCGCAAGGTGGTGCAGTTCCTGGTGTCGCATCCGATGGTGGAGTCGGTGTCGTACCCGGAGCTGGAATCCCACCCCGACTACGAACTGGCCAAGCGCCTGCTGCCGCGCGGCTGCGGCGCGGTGTTCAGCTTCAACCTGAAGGGCAACCGCGTTGCCGGCCAGCGCTTTATCGAAAGCCTGGCGCTGTTCTCGCACCTGGCCAACGTCGGCGACGCGCGCTCGCTGGTGATCCACCCGGCGTCGACCACGCACTTCCGCATGGACGCCGCCGCGCTGCAGTCGGCGGGCA